From the Panulirus ornatus isolate Po-2019 chromosome 58, ASM3632096v1, whole genome shotgun sequence genome, one window contains:
- the LOC139766596 gene encoding perilipin-1-like isoform X1 — translation MARTHGSLQARSCFVGRLLALPSVSDALALTANVYRRTKDYRCVGAVVGAAETSVRIAMTGAIPLAAPIIHSAGDWKVLDEWACRGLDSVEEMAPIVTKPTNEMVEDIQGRVLSLLAGTTTTTAADDEPLTLTSALTTRVHNTVELLSNTKRGRTAAEVAERLLEAAHFLLDYYLPPDEGDLQESNGRGGGVVTKASTLAHKTQLRLFRVTHSVIHPHHPDCDSSRPTQLMCREGCSGVVLDSETVARREPSDNSCPDHIQFGPARIRPPLGHSPDSASLGVLPRPQICCQCDRQSYDGPLPHRGKDNQEATASSCNFLHGIRRRNYEDLGVVRLSPAMYTDFLGAARTSVNNHGLGTGHHRGTRGIHNFLNPPTLPSSLLLC, via the exons ATGGCTCGCACCCACGGCAGTCTTCAGGCCAGATCTTGCTTCGTTGGCCGACTGCTGGCATTGCCCTCCGTCAGCGACGCCCTCGCCTTGACCGCCAACGTCTATCGGAGAACAAAG GACTACAGATGTGTGGGCGCGGTGGTGGGCGCCGCCGAGACCAGCGTACGGATCGCGATGACTGGGGCAATTCCTCTGGCCGCGCCCATCATCCACAGTGCGGGTGACTGGAAAGTCTTGGACGAGTGGGCGTGCCGCGGTCTGGACTCTGTAGAAGAGATGGCGCCCATCGTCACGAAGCCCACCAATGAG ATGGTGGAGGACATACAGGGTCGGGTGCTGAGTCTGCTCGctggcaccaccactaccaccgccgccGATGACGAACCGCTCACATtaacctcagccctcaccaccagagTACACAACACC GTGGAGTTACTGTCGAACACCAAGAGAGGCCGTACGGCGGCGGAAGTCGCCGAGCGTCTGCTGGAAGCGGCCCACTTTCTTCTGGACTACTACCTTCCCCCAGACGAGGGCGACCTCCAGGAGTCGA ACggcaggggaggtggggtggtgacgaaGGCCTCCACACTAGCCCACAAGACCCAACTCCGCCTATTCAGGGTCACCCACTCCGTTATCCACCCACATCACCCGGACTGTGACTCCTCCAGACCCACACAGCTG ATGTGCCGCGAGGGCTGCTCGGGAGTGGTACTGGACTCCGAAACCGTGGCTAGGCGTGAACCATCTGACAACAGTTGCCCGGATCATATACAGTTTGGCCCTGCACGCATACGCCCGCCTCTCGGCCATTCTCCAGACTCTGCTTCCCTTGGTGTCCTCCCTAGACCCCAGATCTGCTGCCAGTGTGACCGCCAGAGCTATGATGGACCTCTGCCACATCGTGGCAAAGATAACCAGGAAGCTACTGCTTCGTCTTGCAATTTTCTGCATGGCATTAGAAGGCGAAATTATGAAGATTTGG GCGTGGTCAGACTATCGCCTGCGATGTATACTGACTTCCTGGGAGCAGCGAGAACGAGCGTCAACAACCATGGTCTGGGGACTGGCCACCATCGAGGAACGCGAGGAATCCACAACTTCCtaaacccacccaccctgccatcatccctcctcctgtGTTAA
- the LOC139766597 gene encoding uncharacterized protein, with product MTDDYDNVFFQALEKTRDQVTKCAFMILEYVEDDALKAEHLSDLENCLISCVEAERQVALSKEAAKEAVKRAVDEESELPDSDKYDEVYLESLEELEQDRDIQEVIDNAPSVKTFREQLLAQSVPGGSSNADDSEELVTTQHSINIIDPISKKVMTDPVRNKHCGHVYDRSSVVDMIKVKKRKGFKCPSMGCGYREPLKLHDLEDALDVKRKIIFHQKKYGNQ from the exons ATGACGGATGATTATGATAACGTATTTTTCCAAGCTTTAGAGAAGACCCGTGATCAAGTGACTAAGTGTGCCTTCATGATTTTAGAGTATGTGGAGGACG ATGCGCTGAAGGCCGAGCATTTATCTGACCTTGAAAATTGCTTGATAAGCTGTGTTGAGGCAGAGCGTCAAGTGGCTCTTTCTAAGGAAGCAGCTAAGGAAGCTGTAAAAAGAGCAGTGGATGAAGAGTCTGAATTGCCAGATTCAGATAAATATGATGAG GTTTATTTAGAGAGTTTAGAGGAGCTAGAACAAGACAGAGATATTCAAGAAGTTATAGATAATGCTCCCAGTGTGAAGACATTTAGGGAACAACTCCTGGCACAGAGTG TTCCAGGAGGAAGTTCAAATGCTGATGACAGTGAGGAACTGGTAACAACCCAACACTCAATAAATATTATTGACCCTATCAGCAAGAAGGTCATGACAGATCCAGTACGCAACAAACACTGTGGTCATGTTTATGATCGGTCATCTGTAGTTGATATGATTAAAGTAAAAAAGCGGAAAGGATTCAA ATGCCCCAGCATGGGATGTGGATATCGTGAGCCTCTAAAACTTCATGACTTGGAGGATGCTCTTGATGTAAAGCGAAAGATTATATTCCATCAGAAAAAGTATGGTAATCAGTAG
- the LOC139766596 gene encoding perilipin-1-like isoform X2 has protein sequence MARTHGSLQARSCFVGRLLALPSVSDALALTANVYRRTKDYRCVGAVVGAAETSVRIAMTGAIPLAAPIIHSAGDWKVLDEWACRGLDSVEEMAPIVTKPTNEMVEDIQGRVLSLLAGTTTTTAADDEPLTLTSALTTRVHNTVELLSNTKRGRTAAEVAERLLEAAHFLLDYYLPPDEGDLQESNGRGGGVVTKASTLAHKTQLRLFRVTHSVIHPHHPDCDSSRPTQLVRCAARAAREWYWTPKPWLGVNHLTTVARIIYSLALHAYARLSAILQTLLPLVSSLDPRSAASVTARAMMDLCHIVAKITRKLLLRLAIFCMALEGEIMKIWAWSDYRLRCILTSWEQRERASTTMVWGLATIEEREESTTS, from the exons ATGGCTCGCACCCACGGCAGTCTTCAGGCCAGATCTTGCTTCGTTGGCCGACTGCTGGCATTGCCCTCCGTCAGCGACGCCCTCGCCTTGACCGCCAACGTCTATCGGAGAACAAAG GACTACAGATGTGTGGGCGCGGTGGTGGGCGCCGCCGAGACCAGCGTACGGATCGCGATGACTGGGGCAATTCCTCTGGCCGCGCCCATCATCCACAGTGCGGGTGACTGGAAAGTCTTGGACGAGTGGGCGTGCCGCGGTCTGGACTCTGTAGAAGAGATGGCGCCCATCGTCACGAAGCCCACCAATGAG ATGGTGGAGGACATACAGGGTCGGGTGCTGAGTCTGCTCGctggcaccaccactaccaccgccgccGATGACGAACCGCTCACATtaacctcagccctcaccaccagagTACACAACACC GTGGAGTTACTGTCGAACACCAAGAGAGGCCGTACGGCGGCGGAAGTCGCCGAGCGTCTGCTGGAAGCGGCCCACTTTCTTCTGGACTACTACCTTCCCCCAGACGAGGGCGACCTCCAGGAGTCGA ACggcaggggaggtggggtggtgacgaaGGCCTCCACACTAGCCCACAAGACCCAACTCCGCCTATTCAGGGTCACCCACTCCGTTATCCACCCACATCACCCGGACTGTGACTCCTCCAGACCCACACAGCTG GTTAGATGTGCCGCGAGGGCTGCTCGGGAGTGGTACTGGACTCCGAAACCGTGGCTAGGCGTGAACCATCTGACAACAGTTGCCCGGATCATATACAGTTTGGCCCTGCACGCATACGCCCGCCTCTCGGCCATTCTCCAGACTCTGCTTCCCTTGGTGTCCTCCCTAGACCCCAGATCTGCTGCCAGTGTGACCGCCAGAGCTATGATGGACCTCTGCCACATCGTGGCAAAGATAACCAGGAAGCTACTGCTTCGTCTTGCAATTTTCTGCATGGCATTAGAAGGCGAAATTATGAAGATTTGG GCGTGGTCAGACTATCGCCTGCGATGTATACTGACTTCCTGGGAGCAGCGAGAACGAGCGTCAACAACCATGGTCTGGGGACTGGCCACCATCGAGGAACGCGAGGAATCCACAACTTCCtaa
- the LOC139766596 gene encoding perilipin-1-like isoform X3, translating to MARTHGSLQARSCFVGRLLALPSVSDALALTANVYRRTKDYRCVGAVVGAAETSVRIAMTGAIPLAAPIIHSAGDWKVLDEWACRGLDSVEEMAPIVTKPTNEMVEDIQGRVLSLLAGTTTTTAADDEPLTLTSALTTRVHNTVELLSNTKRGRTAAEVAERLLEAAHFLLDYYLPPDEGDLQESNGRGGGVVTKASTLAHKTQLRLFRVTHSVIHPHHPDCDSSRPTQLAWSDYRLRCILTSWEQRERASTTMVWGLATIEEREESTTS from the exons ATGGCTCGCACCCACGGCAGTCTTCAGGCCAGATCTTGCTTCGTTGGCCGACTGCTGGCATTGCCCTCCGTCAGCGACGCCCTCGCCTTGACCGCCAACGTCTATCGGAGAACAAAG GACTACAGATGTGTGGGCGCGGTGGTGGGCGCCGCCGAGACCAGCGTACGGATCGCGATGACTGGGGCAATTCCTCTGGCCGCGCCCATCATCCACAGTGCGGGTGACTGGAAAGTCTTGGACGAGTGGGCGTGCCGCGGTCTGGACTCTGTAGAAGAGATGGCGCCCATCGTCACGAAGCCCACCAATGAG ATGGTGGAGGACATACAGGGTCGGGTGCTGAGTCTGCTCGctggcaccaccactaccaccgccgccGATGACGAACCGCTCACATtaacctcagccctcaccaccagagTACACAACACC GTGGAGTTACTGTCGAACACCAAGAGAGGCCGTACGGCGGCGGAAGTCGCCGAGCGTCTGCTGGAAGCGGCCCACTTTCTTCTGGACTACTACCTTCCCCCAGACGAGGGCGACCTCCAGGAGTCGA ACggcaggggaggtggggtggtgacgaaGGCCTCCACACTAGCCCACAAGACCCAACTCCGCCTATTCAGGGTCACCCACTCCGTTATCCACCCACATCACCCGGACTGTGACTCCTCCAGACCCACACAGCTG GCGTGGTCAGACTATCGCCTGCGATGTATACTGACTTCCTGGGAGCAGCGAGAACGAGCGTCAACAACCATGGTCTGGGGACTGGCCACCATCGAGGAACGCGAGGAATCCACAACTTCCtaa